The sequence ATTCAGAGAAATATGATGATGTATCTGGTTATTCAAACCCAGAAGAAAGTGCACATGACTTTTTTAACATAGGACACACGTCTACATCCATCAGTCTTGCATGTGGTCTTGCTAAAGCAAGAGACTTAAAAGATGAGAAGGATAATATAATTGCTATTATTGGAGATGGTTCACTAAGTGGTGGGGAAGCCTATGAAGGACTTAATAATGCTGCTGAAGCCGGAACAAATATGATTGTTATTGTAAATGATAATGATATGTCTATTGCAGAAAATCATGGTGGTTTATATAAAAATCTTAAAGAACTTAGAGACACAGAAGGCAAAAGTGAGTGTAATTTCTTTAAGGCAATGGGATTAGATTACCATTATGTAAAAGATGGACATGATTTTGAAGAATTAATCAGTGTATTAAAAAAGGTTAGGGATACAGATCATCCAGTAGTTGTTCATATTCATACAATCAAAGGAAAAGGATTTGAGTATGCAGAAAAGAATAAAGAACAATGGCACTGGGGAATGCCTTTCGTATTAGCAACAGGAGAATCAAAATTCTCTATGGGTGCTGGGGAGGATTATGGTAATCTTACAGCAGAATATTTATTAGCTGCCATGAAAAATGATCCTACAGTAGTTGCAATTACATCTGGAACTCCAGCAGTGTTTGGTTTCAACCCAGAAAGAAGAAAAGAAGCAGGCAGACAATTTGTTGATGTTGGTATTGCAGAAGAACATGCAGTTGCTTTAGCTTCAGGAATTGCAAAAAATGGTGGAAAACCAGTTTATGGAGTATATAGTACATTCCTTCAAAGAACATATGACCAACTTTCACAAGATTTATGCATAAACAATAATTCAGCAGTAATACTTGTAAATTATGCTTCTGTTTATGGAATGAATGATGTAACACATATTGGATTATATGATATTGGTATGATGAGTAACATTCCCAATATGGTGTATCTTGCTCCAACATGTAAAGAAGAATATTTTGAGATGCTTAAATGGGGAATGAATCAACAAGATTATCCAGTGGCTATACGTGTTCCATCAATGGGAGTAATAGAGAGTGGAATAGAAGATAAGACAGATTATTCAAAATTAAATAAATATCAAGTAACAAAAGCAGGAAAAGATGTTGCAGTGATTGCACTTGGAGATTTCTATCAACTTGGTGAGTCAGTTGTCACAAAGCTTTCAAAGGAAAATGGTGTCGATGCTACTCTTATCAATCCAAAGTTTATCACAGGTATTGACGAAGAATTACTAGAAAGCTTAAAGAAAGAACATAAGCTTGTAATTACTCTTGAAGATGGAATTTTAGAGGGTGGCTTTGGTGAAAAGATTGCAAGATATTATGGAGCTTCTGATATGAAGGTATTAAACTATGGTATCAAGAAAGAATTCTTAGATCGTTATGTTCCAGATGAACTTATGAAAAAGAATAGACTTACAGATGTTCAGATTGTAGAAGATATCATTAGTATTATAAAATAAGGTATTCAAGAGATATTTATAGCAAAGCCTTCAGAGACGAATCATCAGGAATATGTGAATGTTTTTAGAAGCTCCTATAAATAAAAAGTGAAAATCTAAATCTAAATACAATGAGTAGCACTATTAATCAATAAAAATTGGTTATATTGTGACAACTCAGTGTATTTAGATTTTATTGCTTTGATTATATAAATAAAATCAAATAGTGTACAAGCAAGTACACGAGAGATTAATGAAAGAAGGATAAGCTAATGAAACTAATAAAACAACAATTTTTAACAGGTGAAAGAGCATTATTCAATAGCAAGGATTTACAGATTTCTTATTCAACATTTGCTGATGGGGAATCTCCATTAAAGGAAAGTAAAGATATTAAAATAGACTACAGTATGTTTAAATGGAAATATCCGTTGTGGTACTGTAAGAATATTGTAGTAGAGAACAGTACATTTTTTGAAACAGCTCGTTCTGGAATTTGGTATACTGAAAATATTACAATAACCAATACTATTATTGATGCACCGAAGAACTTTAGGCGTGTAAAAGGCATTACTTTAGAGAATGTTACCATGCACAATGCCAGTGAGACTTTATGGAACTGCGATGAGATTTCTTTAAAAAATGTAACAGCCAAAGGGGATTACTTTGGCATGAACAGTACAAATATTAAAATTGACGGATTTCAATTGTCAGGAAATTATTCTTTTGATGGAGCGAAAAATATTGAGATTCATAACGCAAAGATGCTGTCAAAGGATGCATTTTGGAACTGTGAAAATGTAACAGTTTATGACTCATTTATTTCAG comes from Clostridium sp. TW13 and encodes:
- a CDS encoding DUF3737 family protein, which encodes MKLIKQQFLTGERALFNSKDLQISYSTFADGESPLKESKDIKIDYSMFKWKYPLWYCKNIVVENSTFFETARSGIWYTENITITNTIIDAPKNFRRVKGITLENVTMHNASETLWNCDEISLKNVTAKGDYFGMNSTNIKIDGFQLSGNYSFDGAKNIEIHNAKMLSKDAFWNCENVTVYDSFISGEYLGWNSKNLTFVNCTIESLQGLCYIDNLVMKNCQLLNTTLAFEYSTVDVHINNTIDSVMNPSAGRICAEGIGELIMDATKINPERTEISYMEAEKL
- a CDS encoding 1-deoxy-D-xylulose-5-phosphate synthase codes for the protein MYLEKINSPEDVKKLSVNEMKDLSAEIRQALLKKLSEHGGHIGPNLGMVELTVALHHVFNSPEDKIVYDVSHQSYVHKMLTGRKEAFINSEKYDDVSGYSNPEESAHDFFNIGHTSTSISLACGLAKARDLKDEKDNIIAIIGDGSLSGGEAYEGLNNAAEAGTNMIVIVNDNDMSIAENHGGLYKNLKELRDTEGKSECNFFKAMGLDYHYVKDGHDFEELISVLKKVRDTDHPVVVHIHTIKGKGFEYAEKNKEQWHWGMPFVLATGESKFSMGAGEDYGNLTAEYLLAAMKNDPTVVAITSGTPAVFGFNPERRKEAGRQFVDVGIAEEHAVALASGIAKNGGKPVYGVYSTFLQRTYDQLSQDLCINNNSAVILVNYASVYGMNDVTHIGLYDIGMMSNIPNMVYLAPTCKEEYFEMLKWGMNQQDYPVAIRVPSMGVIESGIEDKTDYSKLNKYQVTKAGKDVAVIALGDFYQLGESVVTKLSKENGVDATLINPKFITGIDEELLESLKKEHKLVITLEDGILEGGFGEKIARYYGASDMKVLNYGIKKEFLDRYVPDELMKKNRLTDVQIVEDIISIIK